One Capsicum annuum cultivar UCD-10X-F1 chromosome 2, UCD10Xv1.1, whole genome shotgun sequence genomic window carries:
- the LOC107854671 gene encoding anthocyanidin 3-O-glucosyltransferase 5 encodes MGSSQQVLHVGILSSPGLGHIIPVLALGNRLATLHNVSVTVFVITSGSSPAETEILKSANKLELIDIVEIPAVDISNLVDSNTKVCTQLYVLVREALHHVKSAISGMRHILDALIVDLFCTEALAIAKEFGLPNYVFIPTNAWFTALTVYCPVLDEEIEGQYVDQVEPLKIPGCKSVRPEDVVDAMLDRNDQEYHEYMRAGLGFCLSDGILMNTWEGAEAGSLKAFRENEIIKAIVNSPVYPIGPLTRHDQQIIDESTNDDRNFVLNWLDQQTPYSVLYISFG; translated from the coding sequence ATGGGTAGCTCACAACAAGTACTTCATGTTGGTATACTCTCAAGTCCAGGCTTAGGGCATATAATCCCCGTATTAGCCCTCGGCAACCGCCTCGCCACCCTCCATAACGTCTCAGTCACTGTTTTTGTAATCACCTCCGGCAGCTCTCCTGCCGAAACAGAAATACTCAAATCCGCCAATAAATTGGAGCTGATTGATATAGTTGAAATACCAGCTGTAGATATCTCCAACCTTGTTGATTCCAACACAAAAGTATGCACTCAACTTTATGTACTTGTTCGTGAAGCGTTACATCATGTTAAATCTGCGATATCTGGAATGAGGCATATTCTGGATGCTCTCATTGTTGATCTTTTCTGTACTGAAGCCTTGGCAATTGCTAAAGAATTTGGATTACCTAATTATGTGTTTATTCCAACGAATGCATGGTTTACTGCTTTGACTGTATACTGTCCGGttcttgatgaagaaattgaaggtcAATATGTTGATCAGGTCGAACCGTTGAAAATCCCAGGTTGTAAATCGGTTCGACCTGAAGATGTGGTTGATGCAATGCTGGACCGGAATGATCAGGAGTATCACGAGTACATGAGAGCAGGCTTGGGGTTCTGTTTGTCGGATGGGATTTTAATGAACACTTGGGAAGGCGCGGAGGCTGGTTCACTCAAAGCGTTCAGGGAAAATGAAATAATTAAAGCAATCGTGAATTCACCAGTTTATCCGATTGGGCCATTAACAAGACACGACCAACAAATCATAGATGAGAGTACTAATGATGACAGAAATTTTGTCCTGAATTGGCTGGATCAACAAACTCCTTATTCAGTGCTATACATATCATTCGGG
- the LOC107861323 gene encoding anthocyanidin 3-O-glucosyltransferase 5 — translation MYQDNHLFQYFHLILLCTSHKLFKKKLVTMSSSQQVLHVGILSSPGLGHIIPVLALGSRLATLHNVSVTVFVISPAETEIFKSADKLELIDIVEIPAVDISNLVDSNTKVRTQLYVLVREALHAVKSAISAMRHILDALIVDLFCTQALPIAKEFGLPNYVYIPANVWFTALTVYCPVLDEEIEGQYVDQVEPLKIPGCKSVRPEDQAYREHMSSGVEFCLSDGILMNTWEDAEAGTLKAFRENEIIKAIVNSPVYPIGPLTRHDQQVIDESTNDDRNFVLNSLDQQTPYSVLYISFGSGGTLSSKQLTELAFGLELSQQKFIWVVRPPSEVGADKSFFTTGKGSDDTPEYLPEGFLTRTKDFGLVIHMWTNQAGILSHPSVGGFLSHCGWNSSIESITNGVPMIAWPLYAEQRLNATMLTEELGVAVRPEVLPTKKAVEREEIEQLVRSVMQNKEGKELLLTENVMKLKMSSEKALSVGGSSNATMCEVLKDIENRIHGCKKICEEIVY, via the coding sequence ATGTATCAGGACAACCACCTCTTTCAGTACTTTCATCTCATCTTACTCTGTACCAGTCacaaacttttcaaaaaaaaacttgTGACTATGAGTAGCTCACAACAAGTACTTCATGTTGGTATACTCTCAAGTCCAGGCTTAGGGCATATAATCCCCGTATTAGCCCTCGGCAGCCGCCTCGCCACCCTCCATAACGTCTCAGTCACTGTTTTTGTAATCTCTCCTGCCGAAACAGAAATATTTAAATCCGCCGATAAATTGGAGCTGATTGATATAGTTGAAATACCAGCTGTAGATATCTCCAACCTTGTTGATTCCAACACGAAAGTACGCACTCAACTTTATGTACTTGTACGTGAAGCGTTACATGCTGTTAAGTCCGCGATATCAGCAATGAGGCATATTCTGGATGCTCTCATTGTTGATCTTTTCTGCACTCAAGCTTTGCCAATTGCTAAAGAATTTGGATTACCTAATTATGTGTATATCCCAGCGAATGTATGGTTTACTGCTTTGACTGTATACTGTCCGGttcttgatgaagaaattgaGGGTCAATATGTTGATCAGGTGGAACCGTTGAAAATTCCAGGTTGTAAATCGGTTCGACCTGAAGATCAGGCGTATCGCGAGCACATGAGTTCAGGGGTCGAGTTCTGTTTGTCGGATGGGATTTTAATGAACACTTGGGAAGACGCAGAGGCTGGTACACTCAAAGCGTTCAGGGAAAATGAAATAATTAAAGCAATCGTGAATTCACCAGTTTATCCGATTGGACCGTTGACAAGACACGACCAACAAGTCATAGATGAGAGTACTAATGATGACAGGAATTTTGTCCTCAATTCTCTGGATCAACAAACTCCTTATTCAGTGCTATACATATCATTCGGGAGTGGTGGGACCCTCTCGTCAAAGCAGTTAACCGAGTTAGCTTTTGGGTTGGAGTTAAGTCAGCAGAAGTTCATTTGGGTGGTGAGGCCACCATCAGAGGTTGGCGCAGACAAGTCGTTTTTCACAACAGGAAAGGGGAGCGACGACACTCCTGAGTACTTGCCGGAAGGTTTTCTAACACGGACAAAAGATTTTGGATTGGTGATTCATATGTGGACAAATCAAGCGGGAATATTGAGCCACCCATCAGTTGGGGGATTTTTGTCGCACTGTGGATGGAATTCTAGCATTGAGAGTATAACAAATGGTGTGCCAATGATTGCATGGCCATTATATGCTGAACAAAGACTAAATGCCACTATGCTTACGGAGGAACTTGGGGTGGCTGTTAGGCCAGAGGTATTGCCAACGAAAAAAGCGGTGGAAAGGGAAGAAATAGAGCAATTGGTAAGATCGGTaatgcaaaataaagaaggaaaggAATTATTATTGACGGAAAATGTGATGAAACTGAAGATGAGTTCAGAGAAAGCACTAAGTGTAGGAGGCTCCTCTAATGCTACAATGTGTGAAGTCCTCAAAGACATTGAGAATAGAATCCATGGTTGCAAGAAAATATGTGAGGAAATAGTCTATTAG